One genomic window of Gossypium hirsutum isolate 1008001.06 chromosome D11, Gossypium_hirsutum_v2.1, whole genome shotgun sequence includes the following:
- the LOC107935662 gene encoding probable disease resistance RPP8-like protein 2, whose translation MDFSAVSSALKAIGELTQEVTSLWGVDEQVERLASELRWMQSFLKVADARKVDHEVIRTSVVEIRELAYDAEDVIEMFALKVASKRKGGFSNCIKRSACFLKEGCLLHQIKSEIEKITARIEVLTRQLKTYDVSKLGVDGEGPSSSTERREARRPYPHVMDDNIVGLDKDIEKLVSVLVDEESECKVLSICGMGGLGKTTLAKKIYRQSQVVGHFEHLAWAFVSQNCQIRKIWEDILSDLNILTEVDKKMKVEKLAEKLSSFLEENKCLVILDDIWNTKAWDSLKPAFSARKTKSKILLTSRNKEIVAHADKNGFLYELQELDYNQSWELFQKIAFPQTNSPGYKIDAKMKELGEDMVKHCAGLPLAIIILGGILATKYPSLTEWLKNDGQIAEDVAEGYLLELAERCMIQVRERDIATLKIRSFQMHDLMRDVCLSKAKQQKFLYIADQSNECQLSTIGRVRRVSAHKFIPLQCIKSPRLRSILLFDELLPNEEQENILPLTMRSYFENHEYDSDNPLFCFVALLMLSVLGTKFRGIWKYMFNNFNFLGVLDYERGDAGCKLPNDIGKLIHIRFLRLRGLYFLSSKLPSSLGNLRCLQTLDLRIKSECSNSIHVPNVLWRMQQLRHLYLPKRCSPKTKLKLGTLRSLQTLVNFNTKSCYIKDLINMTNIRELEIRGPFNIEDFNTEELGKNPLIVQSKYLHSLSIINYEEGIDPRHLAHLLSSCDSISKLSLDAAIRRLPEYHYLSSNLAYIKLRRCMLEEDPMPTFAKLPYLSMLELHEEAFIGKEMFCSGQAFAKLESLCLKELNFLEELRVSEGAMPCLRRLEIENCRQLKKLPDGLRFIATLQELKIESMPKTFKDKVEEGGEDFCKVQHAPSIIFQNCEW comes from the exons ATGGATTTCTCTGCTGTTTCTTCTGCCCTCAAAGCAATCGGCGAGCTAACTCAAGAAGTCACATCCTTGTGGGGCGTCGATGAACAAGTTGAGCGCCTAGCAAGTGAGCTGAGATGGATGCAAAGCTTCTTGAAAGTGGCAGACGCAAGAAAAGTTGATCATGAGGTGATACGTACCAGCGTTGTTGAGATCAGAGAGTTGGCCTACGATGCTGAAGATGTGATCGAGATGTTTGCCCTCAAAGTTGCTTCCAAAAGGAAAGGTGGATTTTCAAATTGCATCAAAAGATCCGCTTGTTTCCTCAAGGAGGGATGCCTGCTCCACCAGATCAAGTCAGAGATAGAGAAAATCACAGCCAGAATCGAAGTATTGACTCGACAATTGAAGACGTATGATGTATCAAAGTTAGGTGTTGATGGAGAAGGACCAAGTTCTTCAACTGAAAGGCGGGAGGCAAGGCGGCCTTATCCTCATGTTATGGATGATAACATTGTTGGATTGGATAAGGATATTGAGAAACTGGTCTCAGTTCTTGTCGATGAGGAAAGCGAATGCAAGGTTCTCTCCATATGTGGCATGGGTGGTCTGGGAAAGACCACTCTTGCCAAGAAAATATATCGTCAAAGCCAAGTTGTTGGTCATTTCGAGCACTTGGCTTGGGCATTTGTTTCTCAAAACTGTCAAATAAGAAAAATTTGGGAAGACATTCTATCTGATCTCAACATCTTAACAGAAGTTGACAAGAAGATGAAGGTTGAAAAATTAGCAGAGAAGTTATCTAGTTTCTTGGAGGAAAACAAATGTTTGGTGATACTCGATGATATTTGGAACACCAAAGCTTGGGATAGCTTAAAACCAGCATTTTCAGCAAGAAAGACGAAAAGCAAGATCTTACTCACCTCTCGGAACAAGGAGATAGTTGCACACGCCGACAAAAATGGTTTCTTATATGAGTTGCAGGAACTAGACTACAATCAGAGCTGGGAACTGTTTCAAAAGATTGCCTTCCCCCAAACAAATTCTCCAG GCTATAAAATTGATGCGAAAATGAAGGAGTTGGGAGAGGACATGGTTAAACACTGTGCAGGGCTTCCATTAGCCATCATTATATTAGGAGGAATTTTGGCTACAAAGTATCCTTCATTAACTGAATGGCTGAAGAATGATGGGCAAATAGCGGAAGATGTGGCTGAAGGTTATTTGCTGGAGCTTGCAGAAAGATGTATGATTCAAGTACGAGAAAGAGACATTGCAACCTTAAAGATAAGAAGTTTTCAGATGCATGATCTAATGAGAGATGTTTGCTTGTCCAAGGCAAAACAACAAAAATTCCTCTATATCGCAGATCAGTCAAATGAGTGCCAGTTATCCACTATTGGGAGGGTTCGCAGAGTTTCTGCTCACAAATTTATTCCCTTACAGTGCATTAAAAGTCCACGTCTTCGATCAATTTTGCTTTTCGATGAGCTTTTACCGAACGAAGAACAGGAAAATATTTTGCCATTGACAATGCGAAGCTACTTCGAGAACCACGAATATGATTCTGACAATCCACTTTTTTGCTTTGTGGCACTTTTAATGCTTAGCGTGTTAGGTACTAAATTTAGGGGAATTTGGAAATATATgttcaataattttaattttcttggaGTCTTAGATTACGAAAGAGGAGATGCAGGGTGCAAGTTACCCAATGACATTGGTAAACTCATCCATATAAGATTCTTGAGATTAAGGGGTCTGTACTTCTTGAGTTCAAAGTTGCCATCATCTCTAGGCAACTTAAGGTGCTTGCAAACATTGGATTTAAGAATCAAAAGCGAATGTTCAAACTCTATTCATGTACCTAACGTGTTATGGAGGATGCAGCAACTAAGGCATCTATATCTCCCCAAGCGATGTAGTCCTAAAACAAAATTGAAGTTGGGTACATTGAGAAGCCTCCAAACACTTGTCAACTTCAACACCAAGAGTTGTTATATAAAGGATCTTATCAACATGACAAATATTAGAGAGTTGGAAATTCGAGGGCCCTTCAATATTGAAGATTTTAACACGGAGGAGTTGGGCAAGAATCCACTCATCGTCCAAAGTAAATATCTTCATTCCTTGTCTATCATCAATTATGAAGAAGGAATAGATCCAAGACATTTGGCACACCTCCTTTCAAGTTGTGATAGCATTTCTAAGTTGAGCTTAGATGCGGCGATAAGAAGGTTACCAGAGTACCACTACTTGTCTTCAAATCTCGCTTACATAAAGTTGAGAAGGTGTATGCTTGAGGAAGATCCAATGCCAACATTTGCGAAACTGCCTTACTTAAGTATGCTTGAATTACATGAAGAGGCTTTCATAGGAAAGGAAATGTTTTGCTCTGGACAAGCTTTTGCTAAACTTGAGTCTCTATGCCTTAAGGAGCTGAACTTTCTGGAGGAGTTGAGGGTGAGTGAAGGAGCCATGCCTTGTCTTCGGCGATTGGAGATAGAGAACTGCAGACAACTAAAAAAGCTTCCAGATGGACTGAGGTTCATTGCAACCCTTCAAGAACTGAAGATTGAATCAATGCCAAAGACATTCAAAGATAAAGTGGAGGAAGGGGGAGAAGATTTCTGCAAAGTCCAACATGCTCCTTCTATCATATTCCAAAATTGCGAGTGGTAG